Proteins from one Candidatus Eisenbacteria bacterium genomic window:
- a CDS encoding cation:proton antiporter: MSHPLQILLLLSMMVLLAKLAGGLSNKLGQPAVFGEMLLGLILGPTFLNILSFSIFASHDPSQGNLGQLVNDLADIGIVLLMFVAGMETDLKQMKSVGLASVVSAAGGVILPMAGGILVSRAFGLSWRESVFIGTVLTATSVSISAQTLMELNALKSRVGSTIIGAAVLDDVMGIIVLSLVVGFSGGENVSIVGIVIRIILFFVLSILLGLKFLEKIVEKAIKIPASQVLLAVVLVVTFMYSWSAEYLGKVASISGAYIAGVLFARTRFREAIDHGIHPLTYSMFVPVFFLSIGLRADARHFGSSLLIFLAILLVAVAGKIAGCGAGALLGRMTRKEALGVGVGMISRGEVGLIVASYGLSHGIIVGDIFSTLIVVVLTTTMITPILLKRVIPRGGIEAEEPVFESVAHLEKEEREDRP; this comes from the coding sequence TTGAGCCACCCTCTTCAGATTCTTCTCCTCCTCTCAATGATGGTTCTGCTGGCCAAACTTGCCGGCGGACTCTCCAACAAGCTCGGTCAGCCTGCGGTATTCGGCGAGATGCTGTTGGGACTCATTCTCGGTCCAACATTCCTGAATATTCTTTCCTTTTCCATATTCGCCTCTCACGACCCGTCTCAAGGAAATCTCGGCCAGCTTGTGAACGACCTTGCAGACATCGGGATTGTGCTTCTCATGTTCGTTGCAGGGATGGAGACAGACCTTAAACAGATGAAATCGGTCGGGCTGGCCTCGGTGGTCTCCGCGGCCGGGGGTGTGATCCTCCCGATGGCCGGCGGCATACTTGTTTCACGGGCGTTTGGCTTGTCGTGGAGGGAGAGTGTTTTCATCGGAACAGTTCTCACTGCCACAAGCGTGAGCATATCGGCACAGACTCTCATGGAGCTCAACGCTCTCAAATCAAGAGTCGGCTCAACGATAATCGGTGCTGCGGTGCTAGATGATGTCATGGGCATAATTGTTCTCTCTCTCGTCGTTGGCTTCAGCGGTGGCGAGAACGTAAGCATCGTCGGGATAGTCATCAGGATTATTCTCTTCTTTGTTCTGTCGATTCTCCTCGGGCTCAAGTTCCTTGAGAAAATAGTCGAGAAGGCAATCAAGATTCCGGCAAGCCAGGTGCTGCTGGCCGTCGTGCTGGTCGTGACTTTCATGTATTCATGGAGCGCAGAGTATCTCGGCAAGGTCGCTTCAATAAGCGGCGCGTACATTGCCGGAGTTCTCTTTGCGAGGACCAGGTTCAGGGAAGCAATAGACCACGGAATTCATCCCCTGACATATTCGATGTTCGTTCCTGTTTTCTTTCTCAGCATCGGATTGAGGGCGGACGCAAGGCATTTTGGCTCGAGTCTCCTCATATTCTTGGCTATCCTGCTGGTTGCGGTGGCCGGGAAGATTGCAGGATGCGGAGCCGGGGCACTGCTGGGCCGCATGACCAGAAAGGAGGCGCTGGGAGTCGGCGTCGGCATGATCTCGAGAGGGGAGGTCGGTCTCATAGTCGCGAGCTACGGCCTGAGCCACGGAATAATCGTAGGTGATATCTTTTCGACTCTGATTGTAGTAGTGCTTACAACCACGATGATAACGCCTATACTTCTGAAGAGAGTCATACCGAGAGGCGGCATCGAAGCTGAGGAACCGGTTTTTGAGTCAGTCGCTCATCTTGAGA
- a CDS encoding energy transducer TonB, producing MTSFAAAHAKKDRTLTFTSILSIIVHVAILLLVSLLLLHRPPLLSQPIEVTLFQTAGSLPDRGSPPGGPQKPAGVKEKPAEATKGGLRETPAGGAKESKLSATEQGTEKIGPARTEEERRRSAEEERLARLSSMRKDIGEQREPGKGKEIRAGGRYGTEAGISEGPVGRRLVLSSVLPGYPEWARRKGIESEVVLKFWVSANGKVKNVEVTRFSGVPEFDQLAENALYKWRFESLNPQEPQVDEWGVISMLWRLED from the coding sequence ATGACAAGCTTTGCGGCTGCACATGCCAAGAAGGACAGGACTCTTACATTCACCTCTATCCTCTCCATTATCGTCCATGTTGCCATCCTCCTCCTCGTTTCGCTGCTCCTCCTTCACAGACCTCCGCTACTTTCTCAACCGATCGAAGTTACACTGTTTCAGACAGCAGGGAGCCTGCCTGATAGAGGGTCACCGCCTGGTGGACCGCAAAAGCCGGCCGGCGTCAAAGAGAAGCCGGCGGAAGCCACAAAAGGAGGATTGCGCGAGACTCCAGCCGGCGGGGCGAAGGAGAGCAAGCTTTCTGCTACAGAGCAGGGGACGGAGAAGATCGGGCCTGCCCGGACTGAGGAGGAAAGGCGAAGATCTGCCGAGGAAGAGAGACTTGCCAGACTTTCTTCCATGAGAAAGGACATCGGTGAACAGCGTGAGCCGGGCAAGGGGAAGGAAATTCGCGCAGGCGGCAGGTATGGTACGGAGGCAGGAATAAGCGAGGGACCTGTCGGGCGAAGGCTTGTACTTAGCAGTGTCCTTCCAGGCTATCCCGAGTGGGCAAGGAGAAAGGGAATTGAGAGTGAGGTTGTGCTCAAGTTCTGGGTCTCAGCCAACGGAAAGGTGAAGAATGTTGAGGTTACCCGGTTCTCCGGGGTCCCTGAATTCGATCAGCTTGCGGAGAACGCGCTCTATAAATGGAGATTCGAATCGCTCAATCCCCAGGAGCCCCAGGTGGATGAATGGGGTGTCATATCCATGCTGTGGAGGCTCGAGGATTGA